The following proteins come from a genomic window of Novosphingobium aromaticivorans DSM 12444:
- a CDS encoding M10 family metallopeptidase C-terminal domain-containing protein — protein sequence MTYIQIDGSLSDWSSNLRIDAGAVDGYQIYATTDATDYIFAFAAPTAVGANTTIWLNTDLNQATGYQLWGTVGAEFNVNFKSDGSAALYSGAAGGTLVADNLVLAYNADKTMVELRVPKDLLGNPGSIDTVYDINDTAIIPSFYQDNAIRVWDDSELASVIPATDTRIAIVYSATTAANYFSQTAYSDLFMAAQSQAAQAGVPFDIITEADLTDINKLAQYKAIVFPSFRNVQASQADEIAHTLQLASQEFHVGFIVSGEFMTNDENGNAMAGNSYSRMATLLDATRVTGGTATSLTVTATDPTGVVLDGYANGELVNQYANVGWNAFQSVSGTGQTIATETINGSSTYAAVLATQTGGRNVLFSSDAVMADANMLQRAIDYAVSGETVTVSLNMTRDAGLVAARVDMDQSMYIEDVNGGIYDQLVPLLQQWKAQYNFVGSFYVNIGDNTQQGIYTDWNKSLPYYTAMIGLGNEIGTHTYTHPEDTNLLSPSQLQFEFELSTQILEQKLSAALGYAYTIEGAAIPGAPETLTTSLAIEQYVKTYLTGGYTGQGAGYPNAFGYLTPGSQDKVYIAPNTFFDFTLFDWLHLSAADASALWQSQYEKIVSQADSPVVVWPWHDYGATAFNSPNYAPEIFNTFLAQAAADGMEFVTLADLANRINAFHGAKVTTSVSGNTITANVTASGNVGTFAFDLQGQGSQVISSVAGWYAYDSDSVFLPQNGGTFVITLGAAQTDVTHIIDLPMRATLMSVTGNGTNLSFQIQGEGTVVIDLSDPTNKSVQVSGATIVSQVGDKLTIDIGPVGSHTVTVTQTSLNHAPVIESNGGGDTAAISLAENLLAVTAVIATDADANALTYSITGGADASKFTINATTGALAFLAAPNFEVPTDVGGNNVYDVVVTASDGALTDSQALAVTVTNVNEAPVITSNGGGATASISLAENNAAVTVVTSTDPENTARTYSLSGTDAARFTIDAATGALSFVNAPDFENPTDVGANNVYNVVVTASDGSLTDTQALAITVTNKKGVTLNASSSTGSVLNGTGEEDQLNGWKGADTLYGLGGNDRLDGAGGNDRLYGGDGKDVLIGGAGTDIMSGGAGADRFEFNALGNSVTGALHDVITDFEAGIDLIDVSSIDANSGKGGNQTFVLLAEGAAFTGVGQLRYFYDSATDQTIVQGNVNNNLAADFEIALSGHQTLSASMFIL from the coding sequence ATGACCTACATTCAGATCGATGGTTCGCTGTCGGACTGGTCCTCGAACCTGAGGATCGACGCGGGCGCCGTGGACGGCTACCAGATCTATGCCACGACCGATGCGACCGACTATATCTTCGCTTTCGCAGCGCCCACGGCGGTTGGTGCGAACACGACGATCTGGCTCAACACGGATCTCAACCAGGCGACCGGCTACCAGCTCTGGGGGACTGTTGGCGCCGAGTTCAACGTCAACTTCAAGTCCGACGGCTCTGCAGCACTTTATTCGGGGGCAGCCGGCGGAACGCTTGTCGCGGACAACCTCGTCCTTGCCTACAACGCCGATAAAACAATGGTCGAGCTGCGCGTTCCGAAGGATCTGCTTGGCAACCCCGGTTCGATCGACACCGTGTACGACATAAACGACACGGCGATCATTCCCAGCTTCTACCAGGACAACGCCATCCGGGTCTGGGACGATTCCGAGCTGGCCAGCGTCATCCCGGCGACAGATACCCGTATTGCGATCGTCTATTCAGCGACGACGGCGGCCAACTACTTCAGCCAGACTGCCTATTCGGACCTGTTCATGGCCGCCCAGTCGCAGGCGGCGCAGGCTGGCGTGCCCTTCGACATCATCACCGAGGCCGACCTTACCGACATCAACAAGCTCGCCCAGTACAAGGCGATCGTCTTCCCCTCGTTCCGCAACGTGCAGGCAAGCCAGGCCGACGAGATCGCGCACACCCTTCAGCTCGCATCGCAGGAGTTCCACGTCGGCTTCATCGTGTCCGGCGAGTTCATGACCAATGACGAGAACGGGAATGCCATGGCCGGCAATTCCTATTCCCGCATGGCGACGCTGCTTGACGCCACGCGCGTTACGGGTGGCACCGCTACGTCACTGACGGTCACGGCCACCGACCCGACCGGCGTCGTCCTTGATGGCTATGCCAACGGGGAACTGGTCAATCAGTATGCCAACGTCGGCTGGAACGCTTTCCAGAGCGTGAGCGGCACCGGCCAGACCATCGCCACCGAAACCATAAATGGTTCGTCGACATACGCTGCGGTTCTCGCCACCCAGACTGGTGGTCGCAACGTCCTCTTCTCGAGCGATGCGGTGATGGCCGACGCCAACATGCTGCAACGCGCCATCGATTATGCCGTGAGCGGCGAGACGGTGACCGTTTCGCTGAACATGACCCGCGACGCCGGCCTTGTCGCCGCGCGCGTGGACATGGACCAGAGCATGTACATCGAGGACGTCAACGGCGGCATCTATGACCAGCTCGTTCCGCTGCTTCAGCAATGGAAGGCGCAATACAACTTCGTCGGCTCGTTCTACGTCAACATCGGCGACAACACCCAGCAGGGGATCTATACCGACTGGAACAAGTCGCTGCCGTACTACACGGCGATGATCGGCCTCGGAAACGAGATCGGCACGCACACCTATACCCACCCCGAAGACACCAACCTGCTGAGCCCGTCTCAGTTGCAGTTCGAATTCGAGCTGAGCACCCAGATCCTCGAGCAGAAGCTCAGCGCGGCGCTGGGTTATGCCTATACCATCGAAGGTGCCGCGATCCCCGGCGCGCCGGAAACGCTGACGACTTCGCTGGCCATCGAACAATACGTCAAGACCTATCTGACTGGCGGCTACACTGGTCAAGGCGCGGGCTATCCCAACGCCTTCGGCTATCTGACGCCCGGTAGCCAGGACAAGGTCTATATCGCGCCGAACACCTTTTTCGATTTCACCCTGTTCGACTGGCTGCACCTTTCGGCGGCGGATGCCAGCGCGTTGTGGCAGTCTCAGTACGAGAAGATCGTCAGCCAGGCCGACTCTCCCGTCGTCGTCTGGCCATGGCACGATTACGGTGCGACGGCGTTCAATTCGCCCAACTACGCGCCCGAAATCTTCAACACGTTCCTTGCCCAGGCCGCAGCCGACGGCATGGAATTCGTGACCCTCGCCGACCTGGCCAATCGCATCAACGCCTTCCATGGCGCCAAGGTGACGACTTCGGTCTCAGGCAACACGATCACCGCCAATGTCACCGCTTCCGGCAACGTCGGTACGTTTGCTTTCGATCTGCAGGGGCAGGGCAGCCAGGTCATTTCGAGCGTGGCCGGTTGGTATGCATACGACAGCGACAGCGTGTTCCTGCCCCAGAATGGCGGCACGTTCGTCATCACCCTGGGCGCGGCGCAGACGGATGTGACTCACATCATCGATCTGCCCATGCGGGCGACGCTGATGTCGGTGACGGGGAATGGCACGAACCTGTCGTTTCAGATCCAGGGCGAAGGCACGGTTGTCATCGATCTTTCCGATCCGACCAACAAGAGCGTCCAGGTGTCTGGCGCCACCATCGTTTCCCAGGTCGGAGACAAGCTTACCATCGATATCGGGCCGGTCGGGTCGCACACCGTTACCGTCACCCAGACTTCGCTCAACCACGCGCCGGTTATCGAGTCCAATGGCGGTGGAGACACCGCGGCGATTTCGCTGGCGGAGAACCTCCTCGCAGTGACTGCGGTCATCGCGACCGACGCTGATGCCAATGCCCTGACCTACTCGATCACGGGAGGGGCGGACGCATCGAAGTTCACGATCAATGCGACGACGGGTGCGCTTGCGTTTCTGGCCGCGCCGAACTTCGAAGTCCCGACCGATGTCGGCGGCAACAACGTATACGATGTCGTGGTGACTGCATCCGACGGAGCGCTCACCGATAGCCAGGCGCTGGCCGTGACGGTCACAAACGTCAACGAGGCGCCGGTAATCACGTCGAATGGCGGCGGTGCGACCGCCTCTATCTCGCTTGCCGAGAACAACGCGGCGGTCACCGTGGTGACCTCGACCGATCCGGAAAACACCGCGCGGACGTATTCGCTCTCGGGTACGGACGCTGCTCGCTTCACGATCGACGCCGCGACCGGCGCGCTCAGTTTCGTCAACGCGCCAGATTTCGAAAACCCCACGGATGTGGGGGCCAACAACGTCTACAACGTGGTCGTGACCGCTTCCGACGGCAGCCTGACGGATACCCAGGCACTGGCAATCACCGTCACGAACAAGAAGGGCGTAACCCTCAATGCTTCGTCGAGCACCGGCAGCGTTCTGAACGGGACGGGCGAGGAAGACCAGCTCAATGGCTGGAAGGGTGCCGATACCCTCTACGGTCTCGGCGGTAACGACCGTCTCGACGGTGCGGGCGGAAACGACCGCCTTTATGGCGGTGATGGCAAGGACGTTCTGATCGGCGGCGCCGGTACGGATATCATGTCTGGCGGGGCTGGTGCGGACCGCTTCGAGTTCAACGCGCTGGGGAACAGCGTGACGGGTGCATTGCACGACGTCATCACCGACTTCGAAGCGGGCATCGACTTGATCGATGTGTCGAGCATCGACGCGAATTCCGGCAAAGGCGGGAACCAGACCTTTGTCCTGCTAGCGGAAGGTGCGGCGTTCACGGGGGTCGGGCAACTTCGTTACTTCTACGACAGTGCGACCGACCAGACGATTGTCCAAGGTAACGTGAACAACAATCTGGCAGCCGATTTCGAAATCGCATTGTCCGGACATCAAACCCTGTCCGCAAGCATGTTCATCCTCTGA
- the pelG gene encoding exopolysaccharide Pel transporter PelG, with product MAGIGFQLERMVRNGGVGGFIGATLDGAVLSSGPWVLTICAVLLLQNWIVRHGIADAGTIQTVMVYAFSGSVVIASPFALVGVRVASDRMFESNPAAIPGILTLALCGATLVAVVTGHFLFGVLAGHGAALALFGTAILVLLTQISVTGPFLTAMKRPWPILLSYAAGIVGAAIIFWCLAPATPIEVLRVVAAALALTLVLLLAVFAAEFPAPSSPDQAIWEKAAPALHVGLAGLMNAFALWVDKWMLWFAADSTKPLGLLRVNPIYDQASFAGLLTLIPGLSLMLFLAETQLERAFAVLVECCTGTSKLSRIESAREDVIAAVLRSLRLLIVAQIVIATVCWVLAPEIFRVLGFDARGIFAFRFTVIGVIFHIAAIYCGVVLAYFDLFGRVVMVWTAFFIGSVAATLVVWPMGFAGYGWGYLAGALAAAVTGLALVGTASVHIVYLLFVGNNPSVVGNRRYLV from the coding sequence ATGGCCGGGATCGGCTTTCAACTGGAGCGGATGGTCCGCAATGGAGGTGTAGGCGGGTTCATCGGGGCAACGCTGGACGGGGCTGTTCTCAGCTCCGGACCGTGGGTCCTCACGATCTGCGCCGTCCTCCTGCTCCAGAACTGGATCGTCCGGCACGGCATTGCCGATGCCGGTACGATCCAGACGGTCATGGTCTATGCCTTCAGTGGGTCGGTGGTGATCGCAAGCCCCTTCGCGCTTGTCGGTGTGCGGGTGGCGTCGGACCGCATGTTCGAATCCAACCCCGCGGCGATTCCCGGCATCCTGACGCTTGCGCTGTGCGGCGCGACGCTTGTGGCCGTGGTCACCGGACACTTCCTGTTCGGCGTGCTGGCCGGTCACGGCGCGGCATTGGCGCTTTTTGGCACGGCGATACTCGTGCTGCTCACGCAGATTTCGGTGACCGGTCCCTTCCTGACCGCAATGAAGCGGCCTTGGCCGATCCTGCTTTCCTATGCAGCCGGAATCGTAGGCGCGGCGATCATATTCTGGTGCCTTGCCCCGGCAACTCCGATCGAGGTGCTGCGGGTGGTGGCAGCGGCGCTGGCCCTGACGCTGGTCCTGCTCCTCGCTGTTTTCGCGGCCGAATTTCCGGCGCCTTCAAGTCCGGACCAGGCGATCTGGGAAAAGGCCGCTCCTGCGCTCCATGTCGGGTTGGCGGGGCTGATGAACGCGTTCGCGCTCTGGGTGGACAAATGGATGCTGTGGTTCGCGGCCGACAGCACGAAGCCGCTCGGACTGTTGCGCGTCAATCCGATTTACGATCAGGCGAGTTTTGCCGGATTGCTGACGCTGATTCCGGGGCTCTCGCTCATGCTTTTCCTTGCCGAAACGCAGCTCGAGCGGGCCTTCGCTGTCCTTGTCGAATGCTGCACCGGCACTTCCAAGCTCTCCCGCATAGAAAGCGCCAGGGAAGACGTTATCGCCGCAGTCCTGCGCAGCCTGCGTCTTCTCATCGTCGCCCAGATCGTGATCGCCACGGTGTGCTGGGTTCTGGCACCCGAGATCTTCCGCGTTCTCGGCTTCGACGCACGCGGCATCTTCGCGTTCCGCTTTACCGTGATCGGCGTCATCTTTCACATCGCCGCGATTTATTGCGGCGTGGTTCTGGCCTATTTCGACCTGTTCGGCCGGGTTGTGATGGTGTGGACGGCGTTCTTCATCGGCAGCGTCGCCGCGACGCTGGTCGTCTGGCCAATGGGTTTCGCAGGCTATGGCTGGGGTTATCTTGCCGGCGCGTTGGCTGCTGCCGTCACCGGCCTCGCGCTGGTTGGCACGGCCTCGGTCCACATCGTCTACCTGCTGTTCGTGGGTAACAACCCGTCGGTGGTCGGCAACCGGAGGTACCTCGTATGA
- a CDS encoding endo alpha-1,4 polygalactosaminidase, translated as MMGPWFDRRRVIAALAASPLAFGRLAHAAAPWRWAVDYGAKTDPALARQFDLLVLEPDHARPIEALRGPGAKLLGYLSLGEVEQARPYVGRLRKAGALIAANPNWPDARMVDLRHALWTSLVVEEIIPAILAKGYDGIFFDTLDNAEAMQHADPVKMAGMVDAAAALVRAIRARFPPITLMMNRGYALLPAVAPHVDVVLGEAMASKWDFAKKAYVRTTPSDWEWQAARLREAKLANPALRLTVLDYWDEADRDTVAALYHCEREAGFHPYVATLALDRIHPELAA; from the coding sequence ATGATGGGCCCCTGGTTCGATCGTCGTCGCGTGATAGCGGCCCTCGCGGCCAGCCCGCTGGCATTCGGCCGGCTCGCGCACGCCGCTGCGCCCTGGCGCTGGGCGGTCGATTATGGTGCGAAGACTGATCCGGCGCTGGCCCGCCAGTTCGATCTGCTAGTGCTGGAACCAGATCACGCGCGCCCTATCGAAGCCTTGCGGGGGCCTGGCGCGAAGCTGCTCGGCTATCTCAGCCTGGGCGAAGTGGAGCAGGCGCGACCCTATGTCGGCAGATTGCGCAAGGCGGGCGCGCTGATCGCGGCCAATCCGAACTGGCCCGATGCCCGAATGGTCGACCTGCGCCACGCGCTCTGGACATCGCTGGTGGTGGAGGAGATCATTCCCGCCATCCTTGCCAAGGGCTATGACGGCATCTTCTTCGATACGCTCGACAACGCCGAGGCCATGCAACACGCTGATCCCGTGAAGATGGCCGGGATGGTCGACGCCGCCGCCGCCCTGGTTCGCGCCATCCGTGCCCGCTTCCCGCCGATCACGCTGATGATGAACCGTGGCTATGCGCTACTGCCGGCGGTCGCCCCCCACGTCGATGTGGTCCTAGGGGAGGCGATGGCATCGAAGTGGGACTTTGCGAAGAAGGCCTACGTCCGCACTACTCCGTCCGATTGGGAATGGCAGGCTGCCAGGCTGCGCGAAGCGAAGCTTGCCAATCCCGCGTTGCGCCTGACCGTGCTCGACTATTGGGACGAGGCCGACCGCGACACCGTTGCCGCGCTTTACCATTGCGAGCGCGAGGCCGGGTTCCACCCCTATGTCGCCACGCTGGCGCTTGATCGCATCCATCCGGAGCTTGCCGCATGA
- a CDS encoding tetratricopeptide repeat protein: MRIALILSLSAFAAVPAAAQDAPAPAESVELSREATLAWAVPVQLSVERDGYEVVVRFDKPLAEEEIARFAAATGPYLADLRWNDDSLVMRPAEGSSIAIDQQARSLSVRFVEDAPVGTATATVTSDADGEIELALARAQADAAAGYPGEARRRLEELAQAHPGDARVQRALADAEAAEGRTRDAAARYLSLAADDPMARRIIGDAGGRVTAGTIYRDGKTFSQWESGIDVNVPVGEGLTAGAGLRHVRTIVESVASATGYLPKVTHNLTIADGNASLRLADAVRITVLASALLDHDVVGAGARLVAGPPEREARLYGSYRMPDFSTAEQAAFGGHMTRIGAGGTFRLTPEIVVQGDAVLNRYGLPGGGVRTRTTQVLAGVDVLALRRPLSVQLSYRLDAEYVGRVDLRPNGTPFIPLSDRENHTVQVVMSKSIRNAQVTAAGGWTKDRYGGDGPTASVGALFNVGDAWRIEAGGGVSSISRPVVSGRQYFLRLSISRALGRR; encoded by the coding sequence ATGCGTATCGCCCTCATTCTTTCGCTTTCGGCTTTTGCCGCAGTGCCGGCAGCCGCCCAGGACGCGCCCGCTCCGGCAGAGTCCGTCGAGCTATCCCGGGAAGCGACGCTTGCCTGGGCCGTACCCGTCCAACTTTCCGTGGAGCGTGACGGATATGAAGTCGTCGTCCGCTTCGACAAGCCGCTGGCCGAGGAAGAGATCGCGCGATTTGCCGCCGCGACCGGCCCTTATCTGGCAGACCTCAGGTGGAACGACGACAGCCTCGTCATGCGGCCTGCCGAAGGCAGCAGCATAGCCATCGACCAGCAGGCCCGCTCGTTGAGCGTCCGCTTCGTCGAGGATGCACCGGTAGGAACGGCGACGGCGACCGTTACTTCCGACGCCGATGGCGAGATCGAGCTTGCGCTTGCCCGGGCCCAGGCCGATGCCGCCGCCGGTTATCCCGGCGAGGCGCGTCGGCGCCTCGAAGAACTTGCACAGGCCCATCCCGGCGACGCCCGCGTCCAGCGCGCATTGGCCGACGCCGAGGCCGCCGAGGGTCGTACCCGCGATGCCGCCGCGCGCTACCTCTCGCTCGCTGCGGATGATCCCATGGCCCGCCGGATCATCGGCGATGCAGGTGGCCGAGTGACCGCAGGCACGATCTATCGCGATGGCAAGACCTTCTCGCAGTGGGAATCGGGCATCGACGTCAACGTGCCGGTCGGCGAAGGCCTGACCGCGGGCGCCGGCCTGCGCCATGTCCGCACGATCGTCGAATCCGTTGCAAGCGCCACCGGCTACCTGCCAAAGGTGACCCACAACCTGACCATCGCCGACGGCAACGCCAGCCTGCGCCTTGCCGATGCGGTGCGGATTACGGTCCTCGCCTCGGCACTGCTCGACCACGACGTCGTCGGTGCCGGCGCGCGGCTCGTGGCAGGGCCGCCCGAGCGCGAGGCGCGGCTCTATGGCTCTTACCGTATGCCGGATTTCTCCACGGCCGAGCAGGCGGCATTTGGCGGGCACATGACCAGGATCGGGGCAGGGGGCACTTTTCGCCTGACGCCCGAAATCGTCGTGCAGGGCGATGCGGTTCTCAACCGCTATGGCCTGCCGGGCGGCGGCGTGCGCACCCGCACGACGCAGGTCCTCGCCGGGGTCGATGTCCTCGCGTTGCGCCGTCCTCTGTCGGTCCAGCTAAGCTACAGGCTGGACGCTGAATATGTCGGCCGGGTGGACCTGCGCCCCAATGGAACTCCCTTTATCCCGCTGTCCGACCGCGAGAACCACACCGTCCAGGTCGTGATGAGCAAGTCCATCCGCAACGCCCAGGTCACCGCTGCGGGTGGTTGGACCAAGGACCGCTACGGCGGCGACGGTCCGACCGCCAGCGTCGGAGCGCTGTTCAATGTCGGCGATGCCTGGCGGATCGAGGCTGGCGGCGGAGTCAGCTCCATTTCCCGACCGGTGGTGTCCGGTCGGCAGTATTTCCTGCGCCTGTCGATCTCGCGCGCACTCGGGAGACGGTGA